A genomic window from Methylorubrum extorquens includes:
- a CDS encoding OmpA family protein: MRMTRSLLLAGTMLPALVLSDLSAARSLGDAGRIELAQREDAGEGPRGGGRGPGGPGGPGPAERGGAERGGPPAREPTRERPDRPERPERPEPRQAPAARERPEPAERPARPERPAAQERQERPERQDRPDRQERQERPDRQERPDRPERATPPQRPDRSEERPAAPASRERTQDRDAPARREAPERETPARRESPERPDRDGQDRPGRPVGREADRPDSAPTQRRAPSAPTPPNADRPEQPTPPSAPNPAQLNTPPNQRPGVPGRPATPNVQQPNRPDQPNAPSATQPDGAREAPGGRTPPNQQPGVPGRPVAPNQQPGVPGRPVQAPGTPPDATAPAQPGAVVPGQTVPGQPAPGAQPDLRQPGQPGGRPDPRGFDDRRDDDRRGDRRDDRYDRRDGDRRDDSRFDDRRGDRRERFNVPGTPAYVPGGFRDDDYRGRDYDTIRRDRREYDVDGRTYYREPGRIIVRDRDTTFIRHDENERFRTIYGDRGYRSERRGGEIYSYVDSPAGGQIITVVDDDGRLLRRSRRYRDGREVVIINNAYGGAPRPIYEDVVELPPPDIRIPRDRYVVDYEQADPRAVYEALSAPPVQKLDRRYTLDQVRYSPQLRARMPSVDINTITFDTGSFTVTPDQAKRLSTIAEAINRTIKDNPQEVFLIEGYTDAVGSDIDNLSLSDRRAQSVAAVLTQNFQVPPENLTTQGYGEQYLKVNTQEANRENRRVTVRRITPLLQQQAEGQQPPAPR; this comes from the coding sequence ATGCGGATGACCCGCTCGCTGCTCCTTGCCGGCACCATGCTGCCCGCACTCGTCCTGTCCGATCTGTCCGCGGCACGGTCTCTCGGCGACGCCGGGCGGATCGAGTTGGCGCAGCGCGAGGATGCCGGCGAGGGACCACGCGGTGGTGGACGCGGACCGGGTGGACCCGGTGGTCCCGGCCCGGCGGAGCGAGGCGGCGCCGAGCGCGGCGGCCCGCCAGCAAGGGAGCCTACAAGGGAGAGGCCGGACCGACCCGAACGCCCGGAGCGGCCCGAGCCGCGCCAAGCGCCCGCCGCCCGCGAGCGGCCCGAACCTGCCGAGAGGCCGGCACGTCCCGAACGTCCGGCGGCGCAGGAGCGTCAAGAGCGGCCCGAGCGCCAGGACCGGCCTGATCGCCAAGAACGTCAAGAGCGTCCTGATCGTCAGGAGCGCCCGGACCGGCCCGAGCGCGCGACACCGCCCCAGCGACCTGATCGATCCGAGGAGCGGCCGGCTGCGCCCGCGTCCCGCGAGCGCACGCAGGACCGCGACGCACCCGCACGGCGCGAAGCGCCCGAACGCGAGACGCCGGCCCGGCGCGAGAGCCCGGAGCGGCCCGACCGTGATGGCCAGGACCGTCCGGGCCGTCCTGTCGGTCGCGAGGCTGATCGCCCCGACAGCGCCCCGACCCAGCGCCGGGCTCCGAGTGCTCCGACGCCACCCAATGCGGACCGGCCGGAGCAGCCGACACCACCATCGGCTCCGAACCCGGCGCAGCTGAATACCCCGCCAAACCAGCGGCCGGGTGTTCCGGGCCGTCCGGCGACGCCGAATGTGCAGCAGCCCAACCGTCCGGATCAGCCGAACGCGCCTTCCGCGACACAGCCCGACGGTGCGCGGGAGGCGCCCGGCGGTCGCACACCGCCGAATCAGCAGCCGGGCGTCCCCGGCCGCCCGGTGGCACCGAACCAGCAGCCCGGTGTTCCCGGTCGCCCGGTTCAAGCCCCCGGCACGCCGCCCGACGCCACAGCCCCGGCTCAGCCCGGCGCTGTCGTGCCCGGTCAGACTGTTCCCGGCCAGCCGGCGCCCGGCGCGCAGCCGGACCTGCGCCAACCCGGCCAGCCCGGCGGTCGGCCGGATCCGCGCGGCTTCGATGACCGTCGCGACGACGACCGTCGCGGTGACCGGCGCGACGACCGCTACGATCGCCGTGACGGTGATCGCCGCGACGACAGCCGCTTCGATGACCGCCGGGGCGATCGTCGCGAACGCTTCAACGTGCCCGGCACGCCGGCCTACGTTCCCGGCGGCTTCCGCGACGACGACTATCGCGGCCGCGACTACGACACGATCCGCCGGGACCGTCGCGAGTACGATGTCGATGGCCGGACCTATTACCGGGAGCCCGGTCGCATCATCGTGCGCGATCGCGACACCACCTTCATCCGCCACGACGAGAACGAGCGCTTCCGCACCATCTACGGCGACCGCGGCTATCGCAGCGAGCGGCGCGGCGGCGAAATCTACAGCTACGTCGACAGCCCGGCGGGTGGCCAGATCATCACCGTCGTGGACGATGACGGCCGGCTCCTGCGCCGTTCCCGGCGCTACCGCGACGGTCGCGAGGTGGTGATCATCAACAACGCCTATGGCGGTGCACCCCGGCCGATCTACGAGGACGTGGTGGAGCTGCCCCCGCCCGATATCCGCATCCCGCGCGACCGCTACGTGGTCGATTACGAGCAGGCGGATCCCCGCGCCGTCTACGAGGCGCTCTCGGCCCCACCGGTGCAGAAGCTCGATCGACGCTACACGCTCGATCAGGTCCGCTACAGCCCGCAACTCCGTGCGCGGATGCCGTCGGTGGACATCAATACGATCACCTTCGACACCGGCTCCTTCACCGTCACGCCCGATCAGGCCAAGCGCCTCTCAACCATTGCCGAGGCGATCAACCGGACGATCAAGGACAACCCGCAGGAGGTGTTCCTGATCGAGGGCTACACCGATGCGGTGGGCTCGGACATCGACAACCTCTCGCTCTCCGATCGCCGGGCGCAGTCGGTCGCCGCGGTGCTGACGCAGAACTTCCAAGTGCCGCCGGAGAACCTCACCACGCAGGGCTACGGCGAGCAGTACCTCAAGGTGAACACCCAGGAGGCCAACCGCGAGAACCGCCGCGTCACCGTCCGCCGCATCACCCCGCTGCTCCAGCAGCAGGCGGAGGGGCAACAACCCCCGGCACCGCGTTAA
- a CDS encoding DUF2865 domain-containing protein, producing MPMIGPQFRRVIGAVLAALPLAGASPATAAPDVWACQRYRTELANLNASASTASALQSEVARLEAYYRSLNCEGGKFLFFDTRPPQCGAVEARIRSLNATYGGGDGEVVAARRRQLVAAVSSACTGLIPGEGQESPGGGQTARGGPQVICVKTCDGSYFPMGNLPDGRGGADEMCQALCPGTEAVAYSMPHGDDALKYAATLKGSRAYTALPTAFKFRKSFTADCSCKQEGQTWAQSLVKAESMLVRHKGDIFVTPMTAEKLSRAPKVRLTLVGRADRTAAGLAADAANREGALAPAAKDAAEQTGSTGESRSAIRVIVPSLLPPPALTPIP from the coding sequence ATGCCGATGATCGGACCGCAGTTTCGCCGCGTGATCGGCGCCGTGCTCGCCGCGCTTCCCCTTGCCGGAGCTTCGCCGGCTACGGCCGCGCCGGATGTCTGGGCCTGCCAGCGCTACAGGACGGAACTTGCCAACCTCAACGCCAGCGCCTCGACCGCGTCGGCCCTCCAGAGCGAGGTCGCACGTCTCGAGGCTTACTATCGCAGCCTCAACTGCGAGGGCGGCAAGTTCCTGTTCTTCGATACGCGGCCCCCGCAATGCGGTGCCGTCGAAGCGCGGATCCGTTCGCTCAACGCCACCTATGGCGGTGGGGATGGCGAGGTCGTCGCCGCCCGCCGTCGGCAGTTGGTCGCCGCCGTGTCGAGCGCCTGCACCGGCCTGATTCCCGGCGAAGGCCAGGAGAGCCCCGGCGGCGGCCAGACGGCCCGCGGCGGTCCGCAGGTGATCTGCGTGAAGACCTGCGACGGCTCTTATTTCCCGATGGGCAACCTGCCGGACGGTCGCGGCGGGGCCGACGAAATGTGCCAGGCGCTCTGCCCCGGCACGGAAGCGGTCGCCTACTCGATGCCCCACGGCGACGACGCCTTGAAGTACGCCGCCACGCTCAAGGGCAGCCGCGCCTATACGGCGTTGCCGACCGCCTTCAAGTTCCGCAAGAGCTTCACCGCCGACTGCTCCTGCAAGCAGGAGGGCCAGACCTGGGCACAGTCGCTCGTGAAGGCCGAGAGCATGTTGGTGCGGCACAAGGGCGACATCTTCGTCACGCCGATGACGGCGGAGAAGCTCTCGCGCGCGCCCAAGGTCCGCCTGACCCTGGTCGGCCGAGCCGACCGGACCGCGGCGGGCCTCGCGGCCGACGCCGCCAACCGCGAGGGCGCCCTGGCTCCGGCCGCGAAGGACGCCGCCGAGCAGACCGGCTCGACCGGCGAGAGCCGTAGCGCCATTCGGGTCATCGTGCCGAGCCTGCTTCCACCCCCGGCCCTGACTCCCATTCCCTGA
- a CDS encoding CreA family protein, producing the protein MMWLTGTNGSGRPVAACLVAGVAALVASFAASAPAQAQEPDRIFDKSTVWRPLTPNDKLVVYGIDDPAVAGIACWYTQPEKGGIKGTFGMAEDVSDISLACRQVGPVQFKDKVKQGEVVFSERRSLIFKSMQIVRGCDLKRNTLIYMVYSDKVVQGSPKNSTSAVPLAPWGTEPPPKCAEFVK; encoded by the coding sequence ATGATGTGGCTCACGGGCACCAATGGGAGCGGCCGGCCGGTAGCAGCCTGCCTCGTCGCGGGCGTCGCAGCCCTCGTTGCCTCTTTCGCAGCATCCGCCCCGGCGCAGGCACAGGAGCCCGACCGGATCTTCGACAAGTCGACGGTCTGGCGGCCGCTGACACCCAACGACAAGCTCGTGGTCTACGGCATCGACGATCCGGCCGTGGCCGGCATCGCCTGCTGGTACACCCAACCCGAGAAGGGCGGCATCAAAGGGACGTTCGGGATGGCGGAAGATGTCTCGGACATCTCGCTCGCCTGCCGGCAGGTTGGCCCGGTCCAGTTCAAGGACAAGGTGAAACAGGGCGAGGTGGTGTTCAGCGAGCGCCGCTCGCTGATCTTCAAATCGATGCAGATCGTGCGGGGCTGTGACCTCAAACGCAACACCCTGATCTACATGGTCTATTCCGACAAGGTGGTTCAGGGCTCGCCCAAGAACTCCACTTCCGCCGTGCCGCTCGCTCCGTGGGGAACCGAGCCGCCGCCGAAATGCGCGGAGTTCGTGAAGTAG
- the cysS gene encoding cysteine--tRNA ligase, with product MTPMLRLYNTLTREKAAFVPIDPANVRMYACGPTVYDAAHIGNARPIIVFDLLFRLLRLLYGPGHVTYARNVTDVDDKINARALERGITIRELTDGTLAQFHKDVRDLGVLMADDVNRAGEPARFIEPRATDHIAEMHRLIEGLVAAGHAYVAEGHVLFDVPSMPDYGALSKRPLDEMESGARVEVAPYKRSPLDFVLWKPSKPGEPAWPSPCGIDAAGRPGWHIECSAMSWKHLGETFDIHAGGLDLIFPHHENEVAQSRCCFGTDVMANVWLHNGFLQVEGEKMSKSLGNFITIRQVLQDWPGEVVRLNMLKTHYRQPIDWTLRGLEESSRMLDRWYEAAGEAAPDAAPPEGVIEALCDDLNTPAALGELHRLAGTSPSALRAGAGSMGFLTVTQAQREAERVGAAGIDVARVEVLIAERKAARTAKDWAASDRVRDALTAMGVSVKDNKDGTTTWTVAG from the coding sequence ATGACGCCGATGTTGCGCCTCTACAACACGCTGACCCGCGAGAAGGCGGCCTTCGTTCCGATCGATCCGGCGAACGTGCGGATGTATGCCTGCGGGCCGACGGTCTACGACGCGGCGCATATCGGCAACGCGCGGCCGATCATCGTCTTCGACCTGCTGTTCCGGCTGCTGCGCCTCCTCTACGGGCCGGGCCACGTCACCTATGCCCGCAACGTCACGGACGTGGACGACAAGATCAACGCCCGCGCGCTGGAGCGCGGCATCACCATCCGCGAACTCACCGACGGAACGCTGGCGCAGTTCCATAAGGATGTCCGCGACCTCGGCGTGCTGATGGCCGACGACGTGAACCGCGCGGGCGAGCCGGCGCGCTTCATCGAGCCGCGGGCGACCGACCACATCGCCGAGATGCACCGGCTGATCGAGGGGCTGGTCGCAGCCGGCCACGCCTACGTAGCGGAAGGGCACGTCCTGTTCGACGTACCTTCCATGCCCGATTACGGCGCGCTCTCGAAGCGCCCGCTCGACGAGATGGAATCGGGCGCCCGCGTCGAGGTCGCGCCCTACAAGCGCTCGCCGCTCGACTTCGTGCTGTGGAAACCCTCGAAACCGGGCGAACCGGCCTGGCCCTCACCCTGCGGGATCGACGCGGCGGGCCGGCCCGGCTGGCACATCGAGTGCTCGGCCATGTCGTGGAAGCATCTGGGCGAAACCTTTGACATCCATGCCGGCGGCCTCGACCTGATCTTCCCTCACCACGAGAACGAGGTGGCGCAGTCGCGCTGCTGCTTCGGCACCGACGTGATGGCCAATGTCTGGCTCCACAACGGCTTCCTGCAGGTCGAGGGAGAGAAGATGTCGAAATCGCTCGGCAACTTCATCACCATCCGCCAGGTGCTGCAGGATTGGCCGGGCGAGGTCGTCCGCCTCAACATGCTCAAGACCCACTACCGCCAGCCGATCGACTGGACCCTGCGCGGCCTCGAGGAATCGAGCCGGATGCTGGACCGCTGGTACGAGGCGGCTGGCGAGGCAGCCCCCGACGCGGCGCCGCCCGAAGGCGTGATCGAGGCGCTTTGCGATGACCTGAACACGCCCGCGGCCCTCGGCGAACTGCATCGCCTTGCCGGCACCAGCCCCTCGGCGCTCAGGGCCGGCGCGGGATCGATGGGCTTCCTGACCGTGACCCAGGCGCAGCGCGAAGCGGAGCGGGTCGGCGCGGCCGGCATCGACGTCGCGCGGGTCGAGGTGCTGATCGCCGAGCGCAAGGCGGCCCGCACCGCGAAGGACTGGGCCGCCTCCGACCGGGTGCGCGACGCGCTCACCGCCATGGGCGTGAGCGTGAAGGACAACAAGGACGGCACCACCACCTGGACGGTAGCGGGCTGA
- a CDS encoding class I SAM-dependent methyltransferase, whose product MTATIEPGQTIAGEHQGEHYGTVLARLSRNAAVQRYLEVGVAFGDIFSGIACRHGIAVDPEFQLKTNIAANKARVSLFQVMSDVFFANLSLRRHVGGPIDLAFLDGMHLFEFLLRDFFNTEAICRRDSIIVMHDCLPVAEPMADRDPMQAGIRGRGTPFADWWTGDVWKIVPILKRYRPDLDVMLVDAAPTGLVIVTGLDPSSRTLKTNYDAIVEEFSRLPNTAAEIAQVYAEHPIVPTTEALRRLSGRSYAHRGGWLQRLKG is encoded by the coding sequence ATGACAGCCACGATCGAGCCCGGACAGACCATCGCCGGCGAGCACCAGGGCGAGCATTACGGGACGGTGCTGGCCCGCCTCTCGCGCAATGCCGCCGTCCAGCGCTACCTGGAAGTCGGCGTTGCCTTCGGCGACATCTTCTCGGGCATCGCCTGCCGTCACGGCATCGCCGTCGATCCCGAGTTCCAGCTCAAGACCAACATCGCGGCCAACAAAGCCCGGGTCTCGCTGTTTCAGGTGATGAGCGATGTGTTCTTCGCCAACCTGAGCCTGCGCCGCCACGTCGGCGGCCCGATCGATCTCGCCTTTCTCGACGGCATGCACCTGTTCGAATTCCTGCTGCGGGATTTCTTCAACACGGAAGCAATCTGCCGGCGGGATTCAATCATCGTGATGCACGACTGCCTGCCGGTGGCCGAGCCGATGGCCGACCGTGACCCGATGCAGGCCGGCATCCGCGGGCGCGGCACTCCGTTCGCGGACTGGTGGACCGGCGACGTCTGGAAGATCGTGCCGATCCTGAAGCGCTACCGGCCGGATCTCGACGTGATGCTCGTGGACGCCGCGCCCACCGGCCTCGTGATCGTGACGGGACTCGATCCATCCTCGCGCACGCTCAAGACGAACTACGACGCGATCGTCGAGGAGTTCTCGCGGCTGCCCAATACGGCTGCCGAGATCGCGCAGGTCTATGCCGAGCACCCCATCGTGCCGACGACCGAAGCGTTGCGCCGCCTGAGCGGGCGTTCCTACGCCCATCGCGGCGGTTGGTTGCAGCGGCTGAAGGGCTGA
- a CDS encoding TIGR00730 family Rossman fold protein: MAHLTSVCVYCGSGFGGDPAFADAARRLGTALAHEGIKLVYGGGNVGLMGTVASATLDAGGHVTGIIPDFLKSRERMLDAVQETIVVSDMHTRKRLMFDRADAFVALPGGIGTLEELVEQLTWAQLGQHRKPILLLSVNGFWDPLITLIDHMRAHGFIREGLDLNYLVGEDPDLVVETLREVLARVEPAPLADELIEKRF; the protein is encoded by the coding sequence ATGGCGCATCTTACCTCCGTCTGCGTCTATTGCGGATCCGGCTTCGGCGGCGATCCGGCCTTCGCCGACGCCGCCCGGCGGCTCGGCACCGCGTTGGCCCATGAGGGGATCAAGCTCGTCTATGGCGGCGGCAATGTCGGCCTCATGGGCACCGTCGCGAGTGCGACGCTCGACGCGGGCGGCCACGTCACCGGCATCATCCCGGACTTCCTGAAGTCGCGCGAGCGCATGCTCGACGCGGTGCAAGAGACGATCGTCGTCTCTGACATGCACACTCGCAAGCGGCTGATGTTCGACCGCGCCGACGCCTTCGTCGCCCTGCCCGGCGGCATCGGCACGCTGGAGGAACTGGTCGAACAGCTCACCTGGGCCCAGCTCGGCCAGCACCGCAAGCCGATCCTGCTGCTCTCGGTGAACGGCTTTTGGGATCCGCTGATCACACTGATCGACCACATGCGCGCCCACGGCTTCATCCGTGAGGGACTCGACCTGAACTACCTCGTCGGCGAGGATCCCGACCTTGTCGTGGAAACGCTGCGGGAGGTTCTGGCCCGGGTCGAGCCGGCGCCGCTGGCGGACGAACTGATCGAGAAGCGCTTCTGA